One Dehalococcoidia bacterium genomic window, ACGGCGCCCACCTTCGAGCCTTTCGTCGTGGCGGACAGCGCGAAGGGCCTGGCGGTCGACTACCAGAGAGCTGACGCCAACGCCGTCCGCGGCGGACTCACGAACGGAAACGCCGGAAGGCCAAGGCTGAAGACGGAAGTCGCCCACGTCACTTTCTTGAACTGGAGCGTGAGACCGTCGGCCGAGCCGCCTCGCACGAGCAACGACAAGGCCGTGACCTCGCCGTCGATCCCGTTTCCGTCGGCGCCGGTGAACGTGATCGTGTTGCCCTCCAGCTTCAGCATGATGTCGCGCTCGCCGCTCAGCACGCCGTCGAAGCGCGTCATGAATCTTTCGGGGTGGGTGTAAATCCCCTCCAGAGACGTGCCCGACTGCGACCGGATGTCGAGGTAGCGCTCCTCGTAACGGCCGCGGTTGTAGTTGTAGAAGCCGTTGTACCAGCGTCCCTGGACGTTCCTCACGACAACATTCACGGACACGCTGTCGGTGCGCCCGAGCGAATCCGTGATGATCGCTCTCGCGGTATACGTCCGGCTCACGGTATAGACATGGCGGCCGATCGGTTCGTCGACGCCCGTGCCGTCACCGAAGTCCAGCGAGTAGCGGAGGCCGGTGCCGGAAGATCCGGTGGCGTCGAAGGTCACGTTG contains:
- a CDS encoding PKD domain-containing protein; protein product: MRRKAFTVALALLAVAGCGGSERVPTTPSVPPPPPPVPAAPVARLAVKIDSRNSPVAIQDLSNVTFDATGSSGTGLRYSLDFGDGTGVDEPIGRHVYTVSRTYTARAIITDSLGRTDSVSVNVVVRNVQGRWYNGFYNYNRGRYEERYLDIRSQSGTSLEGIYTHPERFMTRFDGVLSGERDIMLKLEGNTITFTGADGNGIDGEVTALSLLVRGGSADGLTLQFKKVTWATSVFSLGLPAFPFVSPPRTALASALW